The following are encoded together in the Geobacter sulfurreducens PCA genome:
- the metK gene encoding methionine adenosyltransferase — protein MEMKDYIFTSESVSEGHPDKVADQVSDAILDAILTQDKRARVACETLVTTGMAVIAGEITTTAVVDYPKVVRETIKEIGYNDSAMGFDWETCAVLVSIDKQSPDISQGVTEGEGMFKEQGAGDQGLMFGYACNETPELMPMTIMYSHRLTQKLAEVRKNGTLDFLRPDSKSQVSIQYVDDRPVRVDTVVISSQHTPEVSYETIKEGIIEEVVKKIIPVELMDDKTRFLINPTGRFVIGGPMGDCGLTGRKIIVDSYGGHGAHGGGAFSGKDPSKVDRSAAYMGRYVAKNLVAAGLCERCEVQVAYAIGVAEPVSVMVDTAGTGKIPSARIAEIIREVFDLRPRAIIEQLDLLRPIYRKTAAYGHFGRELPEFTWERTDKIDIIRQKAGI, from the coding sequence ATGGAGATGAAGGATTATATTTTCACGTCCGAATCGGTATCCGAAGGTCACCCCGACAAGGTTGCCGACCAGGTTTCGGATGCCATTCTCGATGCGATACTTACTCAGGACAAAAGGGCGAGGGTTGCCTGTGAAACGCTTGTTACCACCGGCATGGCGGTAATCGCCGGCGAAATCACCACCACAGCGGTGGTCGACTACCCGAAGGTCGTGCGCGAGACCATCAAGGAGATCGGCTACAACGATTCGGCCATGGGCTTCGACTGGGAAACCTGCGCGGTCCTTGTCTCCATTGACAAGCAATCCCCCGACATCTCCCAGGGCGTCACCGAGGGGGAAGGGATGTTCAAGGAGCAGGGCGCGGGCGACCAGGGGCTTATGTTCGGCTATGCCTGCAATGAAACTCCCGAGCTTATGCCGATGACCATCATGTACTCGCACCGGCTGACCCAGAAGCTGGCCGAAGTCCGCAAAAACGGAACCCTCGATTTCCTTCGCCCCGACTCCAAATCGCAGGTTTCCATCCAGTATGTCGACGACAGGCCGGTCCGGGTCGACACGGTGGTCATCTCCTCCCAGCACACGCCGGAAGTCTCCTATGAAACCATCAAGGAAGGGATCATCGAGGAGGTCGTCAAGAAGATCATCCCCGTGGAGCTCATGGACGACAAGACCCGCTTCCTCATCAACCCCACCGGCCGGTTCGTGATCGGTGGTCCCATGGGCGACTGCGGCCTCACGGGTCGCAAGATCATCGTCGACAGCTACGGCGGTCACGGTGCCCACGGCGGCGGCGCCTTCTCGGGTAAGGATCCTTCCAAAGTCGACCGGTCAGCTGCCTACATGGGGCGTTACGTGGCCAAGAACCTGGTTGCGGCAGGGCTGTGCGAGCGCTGCGAAGTTCAGGTCGCCTATGCCATCGGCGTGGCCGAGCCCGTGTCGGTCATGGTCGACACTGCGGGTACCGGCAAAATTCCGTCCGCACGAATCGCGGAGATCATCCGTGAGGTTTTTGATCTGCGTCCCCGCGCCATCATCGAGCAGCTCGACCTGCTTCGCCCGATTTACCGCAAGACCGCGGCCTACGGCCATTTCGGCCGCGAACTCCCCGAATTCACCTGGGAGCGGACCGACAAGATCGATATCATCCGCCAGAAGGCTGGAATCTAA
- the raiA gene encoding ribosome hibernation-promoting factor, HPF/YfiA family, with the protein MQITTTFRHMEQSEALKSYAAEKLERVKKYIDEPITAQVFLTVEKIRHIAEVTLTAKGITIKAAEETNDMYAALDAVIDKIERQLRRYKERLKEHKPSADDRALEIQKSVVTAESIEQRTEPVVIRSKTISIKPMSVEEAVMQMDLLHKDFLVFTDASTEAINVVYRRKDGNYGLIEPQRK; encoded by the coding sequence ATGCAGATTACGACGACATTCAGACACATGGAGCAGAGCGAGGCCCTTAAGAGCTACGCCGCTGAAAAGCTGGAGAGGGTAAAGAAATATATCGATGAGCCGATTACCGCTCAGGTATTTCTCACGGTGGAGAAGATCCGCCACATCGCCGAAGTGACCCTTACCGCCAAGGGAATTACCATCAAGGCTGCGGAAGAAACCAATGACATGTATGCCGCACTGGATGCGGTGATCGACAAGATTGAGCGCCAGCTTCGCCGCTACAAAGAGCGGCTCAAAGAGCACAAGCCGTCCGCCGACGATCGGGCCCTGGAAATCCAGAAGAGCGTTGTTACGGCCGAAAGCATCGAGCAACGGACCGAACCCGTCGTGATCAGGAGCAAGACCATCTCCATCAAGCCTATGTCCGTGGAAGAGGCTGTGATGCAAATGGATCTTCTGCACAAGGATTTTCTCGTGTTCACCGACGCATCCACTGAGGCTATCAATGTTGTCTATCGCAGGAAGGACGGCAACTACGGTCTCATCGAGCCCCAGCGCAAGTAG
- a CDS encoding response regulator transcription factor translates to MTEDKPHILLVEDEIHLARGICFNLEMEGYRVSHVESGEAALERLTYDRFALIILDVMLPGIDGFTVCERVRATDARVPILILTARADDGDRITGLDRGADDYLTKPFNLNEFLLRVRGMLRRSAWYRPEPVEEGYRFGDNEVFLLSYHARTAQGEVDLTELEVKMLSLFFHREGEAIPRGEILENVWGYSSDTETRTLDNFIVRLRKYFEPNPAKPVYFQTVRGVGYRFSRKGGNGE, encoded by the coding sequence ATGACCGAGGACAAGCCGCACATTTTGCTCGTTGAAGACGAAATCCACCTGGCTCGGGGGATCTGCTTCAACCTGGAGATGGAAGGATACCGCGTGAGCCACGTGGAGAGCGGCGAGGCTGCTCTGGAACGGCTGACCTATGACCGGTTTGCGCTCATCATCCTCGACGTCATGCTGCCGGGAATCGACGGGTTCACCGTATGCGAGCGGGTGCGTGCCACCGACGCGCGCGTGCCGATACTCATCCTCACCGCCCGGGCCGATGACGGCGACCGGATCACGGGCCTCGATCGGGGTGCGGACGATTATCTGACCAAACCGTTCAACCTGAACGAATTTCTTCTTCGCGTGCGCGGCATGCTGCGCCGCTCGGCTTGGTATCGGCCTGAGCCGGTGGAAGAGGGATACCGGTTCGGCGACAACGAAGTTTTTCTCCTCTCCTACCATGCGCGGACCGCCCAAGGGGAAGTGGATTTGACCGAACTGGAGGTCAAGATGCTGTCGCTTTTCTTTCATCGTGAGGGGGAAGCGATCCCGCGGGGAGAGATTCTGGAAAACGTGTGGGGCTACAGTTCCGACACCGAAACCCGCACGCTCGACAATTTCATTGTCCGGCTGCGTAAGTACTTTGAGCCGAATCCGGCAAAACCGGTCTATTTCCAGACCGTCAGGGGGGTGGGATACCGCTTTAGCAGGAAAGGTGGCAACGGGGAATAA
- a CDS encoding PTS sugar transporter subunit IIA, whose product MIGLVLVTHAGLAKELLKAAEMIVGPIEEAQAIGIEQGDQVEGIMDRISAAVKQVSGNGAIIMTDMFGGTPSNMSLSFLEGERVEVLTGVNLPMVIKFASDRQRATVAELAGSLRDCGRESIAVAGDYLK is encoded by the coding sequence ATGATTGGACTTGTGCTTGTAACTCACGCCGGCCTTGCGAAGGAACTGCTGAAGGCCGCCGAAATGATAGTGGGCCCCATCGAAGAGGCTCAAGCAATAGGTATTGAGCAGGGAGACCAAGTGGAAGGCATCATGGACAGGATATCTGCCGCCGTCAAACAGGTATCCGGCAATGGCGCCATCATTATGACCGACATGTTTGGCGGCACGCCCTCCAATATGAGCCTTTCTTTTCTCGAAGGAGAGCGGGTGGAGGTGCTCACGGGGGTCAATCTCCCGATGGTGATCAAATTTGCGAGTGATCGGCAGAGAGCCACAGTCGCGGAACTGGCGGGCTCGCTCAGGGACTGCGGGCGGGAGAGCATAGCCGTAGCCGGCGATTATCTGAAATGA
- the lptA gene encoding lipopolysaccharide transport periplasmic protein LptA: MKRTIISALFLLTVTAMAVAGPLPASRGGQPITVKSNELSADSRNRTATFSGKVTARQGDLTIYSDRLIVHYRDDGGDVEKVEAVGNVKIVQGNRLATAKEGVYYNTEQKIVLSGDPKVYQGENMISGKVITYFVNEERSVVTGGGDSRVEAVIHPTDKGKNGGTKR; the protein is encoded by the coding sequence ATGAAGCGGACGATCATCTCCGCGCTTTTCCTGCTGACCGTAACGGCGATGGCCGTTGCCGGACCATTGCCGGCCAGTCGGGGGGGGCAGCCGATAACAGTCAAGTCCAACGAACTTTCCGCCGACAGTCGTAATCGGACCGCTACGTTCAGCGGCAAGGTTACGGCCAGGCAGGGCGATCTGACCATTTACTCCGATCGCCTCATTGTTCACTACCGTGATGACGGGGGCGACGTCGAGAAGGTCGAGGCGGTCGGCAACGTTAAGATCGTCCAGGGCAACCGGCTTGCCACGGCCAAGGAGGGAGTTTACTACAATACGGAGCAGAAGATCGTCCTGAGTGGTGATCCCAAGGTGTATCAGGGAGAAAACATGATCTCCGGCAAGGTTATCACGTACTTCGTCAACGAAGAGCGGAGCGTTGTGACCGGTGGCGGCGATTCCCGGGTCGAGGCTGTCATCCATCCGACGGATAAGGGGAAGAATGGCGGCACGAAGCGTTGA
- the ptsP gene encoding phosphoenolpyruvate--protein phosphotransferase: protein MGSARSETRVFSGIGASPGIAIGTARVTDRSRVMVVEASVPPEDIPGEVVRFTAALSRSRDDLLALKESIAARRGAEHLYVVDAHLLILDDSMLRQGTIDLIERDGVNAEAALKKNLDKFKEFFAGIDDDYLRERFGDVETVVERILRHMVGKRHERIDAIDEGKRLIVAHDLSPTDILQMDKEKVVGFVTDLGGKTSHTSILARAFEIPAVVGLETITVEDIDGLPIIIDGTTGTIVVNPSEETFRDYLRRKQHYDYLEQELLKLKDLPAVTLDGHSMRLMGNIEFPEEIPSLKGHGGQGVGLYRTEMLYMNRPGLPDEEEQYRAYATIVENVAPEPVTIRTLDIGGDKLATDLHLEDEMNPAMGLRAIRLSLRRPEVFKSQLRAILRAGCKGSVRLFFPMISGIEEVRSAKAVLRECMEELRSAGIPFDEKIETGIMIEVPSAVTIADLLAREVDFFSVGTNDLIQYSLAIDRTNEHLAHLYQPLHPAILRSLKTVADAAHAAGIRVCMCGEMAGEPLYLPILLGLGFDELSMTAVSIPRVKKILRRARRSDAERLVARALTFATAAEVESFVKSEISARFSESFD from the coding sequence ATGGGTTCGGCGAGGAGTGAAACCAGGGTATTCAGCGGCATAGGTGCGTCGCCGGGGATTGCCATCGGCACTGCCCGCGTCACCGACCGCAGCCGTGTAATGGTGGTCGAAGCCTCAGTGCCACCCGAAGATATCCCGGGTGAGGTGGTTCGATTTACCGCTGCCCTGTCACGTTCGCGGGACGACCTGCTGGCCCTCAAGGAGTCTATCGCCGCCCGCAGGGGCGCAGAGCACCTCTATGTGGTTGACGCCCACCTTCTGATCCTCGACGACTCCATGCTGCGCCAGGGCACGATCGATCTCATCGAGAGGGATGGGGTCAACGCCGAGGCGGCACTCAAGAAAAATCTCGACAAGTTCAAGGAGTTCTTTGCTGGGATCGATGACGATTACCTGCGGGAGCGTTTCGGGGATGTGGAAACCGTGGTCGAGAGGATTCTGCGTCACATGGTCGGCAAACGTCATGAGCGTATTGACGCCATCGACGAGGGGAAGCGGCTCATTGTCGCCCATGACCTCTCTCCCACCGACATCCTCCAGATGGACAAGGAAAAAGTCGTCGGTTTTGTTACCGACCTGGGTGGAAAGACCTCTCACACGTCCATATTGGCCCGCGCCTTCGAGATTCCCGCGGTTGTCGGCCTCGAAACCATCACGGTCGAGGATATCGATGGCCTGCCGATCATCATCGACGGCACCACCGGCACCATTGTCGTCAATCCCTCCGAAGAGACCTTCCGCGATTACCTGCGGAGAAAACAACACTACGACTACCTCGAACAGGAACTCCTGAAGCTCAAGGACCTGCCTGCCGTGACCCTGGACGGTCACAGCATGAGACTCATGGGGAATATCGAGTTTCCCGAGGAAATTCCTTCCCTCAAGGGCCACGGCGGCCAGGGCGTGGGACTCTACCGCACCGAGATGCTCTACATGAATCGCCCGGGGCTCCCCGACGAAGAAGAGCAGTACCGGGCCTATGCAACCATCGTAGAGAATGTCGCGCCCGAGCCGGTCACCATAAGGACCCTCGACATCGGCGGAGATAAGCTGGCCACCGATCTGCACCTGGAAGACGAGATGAACCCTGCCATGGGGTTGCGCGCCATCCGTTTGTCCCTCCGCAGGCCGGAAGTTTTCAAGTCCCAGCTGAGAGCGATACTTCGGGCCGGTTGCAAGGGGAGTGTGCGACTCTTTTTCCCCATGATTTCAGGCATCGAAGAGGTGCGGAGCGCCAAGGCAGTTCTCCGTGAATGCATGGAAGAGCTGCGTTCGGCCGGTATTCCCTTTGACGAGAAGATCGAGACGGGAATAATGATCGAGGTGCCGTCCGCGGTTACCATCGCCGACCTGCTGGCGCGCGAGGTGGATTTCTTCAGTGTCGGTACCAATGACCTGATCCAGTACTCGCTGGCCATCGATCGGACTAATGAGCACCTGGCGCATCTGTATCAACCGTTGCACCCCGCCATTCTCCGTTCCCTCAAAACCGTTGCCGATGCGGCCCATGCCGCGGGAATCCGTGTCTGCATGTGTGGTGAAATGGCGGGCGAACCACTCTACTTGCCAATCCTGCTTGGTCTCGGGTTTGATGAGCTGTCGATGACAGCCGTGTCCATTCCCCGGGTCAAGAAGATTCTTCGCCGCGCCAGACGTTCCGACGCCGAGCGGTTGGTTGCCCGCGCGCTCACCTTTGCCACCGCAGCCGAGGTGGAGTCCTTTGTTAAAAGCGAGATTTCGGCGCGTTTTTCCGAGAGTTTCGACTGA
- a CDS encoding HPr family phosphocarrier protein → MLEREFTIVNKLGLHARASALLVKTASRFHSDIKIEREGVEVNGKSIMGIMMLAAAKGTTIRVRVAGDDEDEAMASLDEIITNGFGEE, encoded by the coding sequence ATGCTTGAGAGGGAATTCACCATAGTAAACAAGCTCGGCCTGCACGCACGGGCATCCGCCCTGCTTGTCAAAACGGCCAGCCGGTTCCATTCCGACATCAAGATCGAGCGGGAAGGCGTCGAGGTGAACGGCAAGAGTATCATGGGAATAATGATGCTTGCCGCTGCCAAGGGGACGACCATCCGTGTCCGGGTGGCGGGCGACGATGAGGATGAGGCCATGGCCTCACTCGACGAGATTATCACTAATGGGTTCGGCGAGGAGTGA
- a CDS encoding sensor histidine kinase, which translates to MRWLRKLANPLFALIGIQVIWGLFVFYWIYWFVGRHKEFRELALRYRPELLGRGFDWMVLVEGLILLVLILAGVYALFIFWRRQSNLYREQKEFISQVTHELKSPLASIKLHLETIRLRKPPPDKLERFLDTMLEDTERLDNLISNFLMAAKLEQKLRTTQQTVVDFSAFLVRSLERLEQHLPEGGNLTLRIDEGIRAAIDADAMETALRNLFENAVLYSPGAPDIRVALTRSGNDCILTFSDQGVGIDPHDIKKIFKMFYRVRRPGETIRGTGLGLWIVKSVIREHGGRVAVSSRGNGMGTTFTITLPLARGGDRQ; encoded by the coding sequence ATGAGATGGCTCAGGAAGCTTGCCAATCCGCTTTTCGCTCTTATCGGCATCCAGGTGATATGGGGACTCTTCGTCTTCTACTGGATCTACTGGTTCGTGGGGCGCCACAAGGAGTTCCGGGAACTGGCCCTTCGCTACCGGCCCGAGCTGCTCGGCCGCGGTTTCGACTGGATGGTGCTCGTGGAAGGGCTCATCCTGCTGGTGCTCATCCTGGCCGGGGTCTATGCGCTCTTCATCTTCTGGCGCCGCCAGTCCAACCTCTATCGTGAGCAGAAGGAATTCATCTCCCAGGTCACCCACGAGCTCAAGTCGCCGCTGGCATCCATCAAGCTCCACCTTGAGACGATCCGGCTGCGCAAGCCGCCGCCCGACAAGCTGGAGCGGTTCCTCGACACCATGCTTGAGGACACCGAGCGCCTCGACAACCTCATCAGCAACTTCCTCATGGCGGCAAAGCTTGAGCAAAAGCTCCGCACGACCCAGCAAACCGTCGTCGACTTTTCCGCCTTCCTTGTCCGCTCCCTGGAGCGCCTGGAACAGCATCTGCCCGAGGGAGGAAACCTGACGCTCCGGATAGACGAGGGAATCCGGGCGGCCATCGATGCGGACGCCATGGAAACGGCACTGCGAAATCTCTTCGAAAACGCAGTCCTTTACAGCCCCGGAGCTCCCGATATCAGGGTTGCCCTGACCCGCTCCGGCAATGACTGTATCCTCACCTTCAGCGATCAGGGCGTTGGCATCGACCCCCACGACATCAAGAAGATTTTCAAGATGTTCTACCGGGTCCGCAGACCGGGCGAAACCATCCGGGGAACCGGCCTGGGACTCTGGATCGTTAAATCGGTCATCCGGGAGCATGGAGGGCGAGTCGCCGTTTCGAGCAGAGGAAATGGCATGGGAACGACCTTCACCATTACACTCCCGCTAGCCCGCGGAGGGGATCGTCAATGA
- the rapZ gene encoding RNase adapter RapZ: protein MRVLVITGLSGSGKSTAVRVLEDEGFFCVDNLPVLLFPTIIDLVCRSGENVAGVALVMDIRGRDFIKGFEKVFQQISEAGHTVEVIFFDATDEVLVRRFSETRRRHPALESGSVPEGIRYEREQLAGLRRLATHVIDTSELNVHQLKELVHSRIKGESGTRPLTIHLQSFGYRFGIPLESDIVMDVRFLPNPHFVPELKAGTGLDENVRTYVLEKPETRQFLERFMDLLEFLVPSYQREGKSYLTVSVGCTGGRHRSVAIVEELRAFFAGLGLVVKVSHRDKEKG from the coding sequence ATGCGCGTTCTGGTGATCACAGGGCTTTCGGGCTCCGGTAAATCGACGGCGGTGCGTGTACTGGAGGACGAGGGGTTTTTCTGCGTCGACAACCTTCCGGTTCTTCTGTTTCCAACCATCATTGATCTGGTCTGTCGCTCGGGTGAGAATGTGGCAGGCGTGGCGTTGGTCATGGATATCCGCGGCCGGGACTTCATCAAGGGATTCGAGAAAGTCTTCCAGCAGATCAGTGAAGCCGGACACACGGTGGAGGTAATCTTTTTTGATGCCACTGACGAGGTGCTGGTCCGCCGGTTTTCAGAAACCCGCCGTCGCCACCCGGCCCTGGAAAGTGGGTCGGTGCCGGAGGGGATTCGCTACGAGCGCGAACAACTGGCCGGACTCAGAAGGCTCGCCACGCATGTGATCGATACGTCGGAGCTGAACGTGCACCAGTTGAAGGAGCTGGTCCACTCCCGCATCAAGGGCGAGTCGGGAACGCGACCCCTGACAATTCACCTGCAATCCTTTGGCTATCGGTTCGGGATTCCCCTAGAGTCGGATATAGTGATGGATGTCCGCTTTCTTCCCAACCCACATTTTGTGCCGGAACTGAAGGCGGGTACAGGACTGGACGAGAACGTCCGCACCTATGTACTGGAAAAACCGGAAACCCGGCAATTCCTTGAGCGCTTCATGGACCTCCTGGAGTTTCTCGTCCCCTCCTACCAGCGCGAGGGGAAATCATACCTGACCGTTTCCGTGGGATGCACCGGCGGCCGGCACCGTTCAGTCGCCATTGTCGAAGAGTTGCGGGCATTCTTTGCCGGCCTCGGTTTGGTGGTGAAAGTGTCTCATAGGGACAAGGAAAAAGGATGA
- the lptB gene encoding LPS export ABC transporter ATP-binding protein, with protein MAARSVETALRAHGLKKSFGKRTVVNGVDLLVAPGTVVGLLGPNGAGKTTTFYMVVGLCRPDGGQVVLGEEDITALPMYQRARRGISYLPQEPSVFRKLTVEENLLAVLETMDYSPSERRERADELLVEFKISHIARSKGYSLSGGERRRVEIARALATSPSYILLDEPFAGIDPIAVIDIQGIITALKESGIGILISDHNVRETLGVCDSAYIMNSGEVIEHGDPVAIAESRTAREIYLGESFRL; from the coding sequence ATGGCGGCACGAAGCGTTGAAACGGCCCTCAGAGCACATGGCCTGAAAAAATCGTTCGGCAAGCGCACGGTGGTAAATGGTGTCGATCTCCTGGTGGCACCCGGCACCGTCGTTGGCTTGCTGGGCCCCAACGGTGCGGGCAAGACGACCACGTTTTACATGGTTGTGGGGCTCTGCCGTCCCGACGGCGGACAGGTCGTTCTCGGCGAAGAGGACATCACGGCTCTGCCCATGTACCAGCGGGCGCGACGGGGCATCAGTTACCTCCCCCAGGAGCCGTCAGTATTCCGTAAGCTCACGGTCGAGGAGAACCTGCTCGCTGTTCTGGAGACCATGGATTACTCGCCGTCAGAACGGAGGGAGAGGGCCGACGAGCTTCTGGTCGAGTTCAAGATAAGCCACATCGCGCGGAGCAAGGGCTATTCCCTTTCCGGCGGCGAACGGAGGCGGGTCGAAATCGCCCGCGCCCTCGCAACTAGTCCGTCGTACATTCTTCTCGACGAGCCCTTCGCCGGCATCGACCCCATTGCGGTCATCGATATCCAGGGGATCATCACGGCCCTCAAGGAGAGCGGCATCGGTATTCTGATCTCGGATCACAACGTGCGCGAGACCCTCGGTGTATGCGACAGCGCCTACATCATGAATTCCGGAGAAGTCATAGAGCACGGCGACCCGGTCGCCATTGCCGAAAGCAGGACAGCCCGGGAGATTTACCTGGGAGAATCATTCAGACTCTAG
- the hprK gene encoding HPr(Ser) kinase/phosphatase, which yields MNSISLAIQDLLDDTEYGLELVLLAGGAGVGHRIHSSRIQKPGLALTGYTEHLHPDRVQVLGNTEISYLQQISEQQALIHIQKLCSYPISCFIVTKGLDPPGFLKAEAERAGIPLLVTPHQSSTFISLITKFLEERLLPTTHIHGVLVDVLGVGVLILGKSGIGKSECALDLVIRGHRLVADDVVYVKKKMPAALVGQAAEAIQHHMEIRGLGVINIKNLFGVSSIREKKIIDMVIELVDWDPVQEYDRLGLDDEVYAILDVELPHIKIPVRPGRNLTSIIEVAARNHLLKGMGYHSAREFHEKLLARMEVRPLGNEVE from the coding sequence TTGAACAGCATCAGTCTCGCTATTCAGGATCTTCTCGACGATACGGAGTACGGGCTCGAACTCGTGCTGCTCGCCGGTGGCGCGGGTGTGGGGCACCGCATTCACAGTTCCCGCATCCAGAAGCCGGGGCTCGCCCTTACCGGCTATACTGAGCATCTGCACCCCGACCGGGTCCAGGTGCTCGGCAATACGGAGATTTCGTATCTCCAGCAAATTTCGGAACAGCAGGCACTCATCCATATCCAAAAGCTCTGCAGCTACCCCATCTCTTGCTTTATCGTTACCAAGGGACTCGATCCGCCCGGTTTTCTCAAGGCAGAAGCGGAAAGGGCCGGGATTCCCCTGTTGGTGACGCCGCACCAGTCCTCCACCTTTATTTCGCTGATCACGAAATTTCTGGAAGAGCGTCTTCTCCCCACTACCCACATTCACGGTGTTCTGGTTGATGTCCTGGGGGTAGGGGTGCTGATCCTGGGTAAGAGCGGCATCGGCAAGAGCGAGTGCGCCCTTGATCTCGTGATCCGGGGACATCGCCTGGTGGCGGACGATGTGGTGTATGTCAAGAAGAAGATGCCGGCGGCGCTGGTGGGTCAGGCAGCCGAAGCGATCCAGCATCACATGGAGATCCGGGGGCTCGGTGTCATCAACATCAAGAATCTGTTCGGCGTTTCTTCCATTCGCGAAAAAAAGATCATCGACATGGTGATCGAACTCGTCGATTGGGATCCTGTCCAGGAGTACGACCGCCTCGGCCTGGATGACGAGGTGTATGCCATCCTTGACGTGGAACTGCCCCACATTAAGATTCCCGTCCGTCCGGGCCGCAACCTTACCTCCATCATTGAAGTGGCGGCTCGCAATCACCTTCTCAAGGGCATGGGCTATCACTCCGCCCGCGAATTCCACGAAAAACTTCTGGCCCGCATGGAAGTCCGCCCACTCGGAAACGAGGTGGAATAG
- the rpoN gene encoding RNA polymerase factor sigma-54: protein MAIEMRQQMKMTQQLVMTPQLQQAIKLLQLSRLELQDLVRQEMEENPLLEESQEAEEVKEQDLVELSEKEDAPAPAEQDFREVTTGEETRESDWDSYLEGYNYSSGEQYYDDEDRPSYENILTRKGTLADHLMWQLNMTKLSDEEARASAEIIGNIDEDGYLRATVEEVALACSVSESVAESALKKIQEFDPMGVGARSLRECLLIQVEQLGMAGSVVDGILRNHLHDLETRKYKQIAKSLGVDVDSILMAAKIIAGLDPKPGRVYGSEDVHYISADIFVYKIADDYVVVLNDEGLPNLRISPFYAGEIKNGAAVDAKAEEYINEKSRSAMWLIKSIHQRQRTIYKVAKSIVKFQREFLDRGIEHLRPLVLRDVAEDIGMHESTISRVTTNKYMQTPQGLFEMKYFFNSGISTTEGDFIASESVKNKIKEIVDSEDPRKPYSDQRIAELLSAHTINIARRTVTKYREMLKIGSSSERKRHF, encoded by the coding sequence ATGGCCATTGAAATGCGCCAACAGATGAAGATGACCCAGCAGCTGGTGATGACGCCCCAGTTGCAGCAGGCCATCAAACTTCTCCAGCTGTCACGGCTGGAGCTTCAGGATCTGGTCCGTCAGGAGATGGAAGAGAATCCGCTTCTGGAAGAGTCTCAGGAGGCTGAAGAGGTCAAGGAACAGGATCTGGTCGAACTTTCCGAAAAGGAGGATGCTCCCGCTCCGGCTGAACAGGATTTTCGCGAGGTCACCACGGGGGAAGAGACCCGGGAGTCGGACTGGGACAGCTACCTTGAGGGTTACAATTACAGTTCCGGCGAACAGTACTACGATGATGAAGATCGTCCATCCTACGAAAACATTCTGACACGCAAAGGGACCCTTGCCGATCATCTCATGTGGCAGCTCAATATGACCAAGTTGAGCGATGAAGAGGCACGGGCCAGCGCGGAGATTATCGGCAACATAGATGAAGACGGCTACCTGCGCGCTACGGTTGAGGAAGTCGCCCTGGCATGCTCCGTAAGCGAATCCGTGGCGGAATCGGCTTTGAAGAAGATCCAGGAGTTTGACCCCATGGGGGTGGGGGCTCGTAGCCTGAGGGAATGTCTCCTGATCCAGGTGGAGCAGCTCGGCATGGCGGGGAGCGTTGTGGACGGCATCCTCCGCAATCACCTCCACGACTTGGAGACCCGCAAGTACAAACAAATTGCCAAGTCTCTCGGGGTCGACGTGGACAGCATCCTGATGGCCGCCAAGATTATCGCCGGCCTGGACCCGAAACCGGGCCGAGTCTATGGCTCCGAAGATGTCCACTACATTTCGGCCGATATATTTGTCTATAAAATCGCTGACGACTATGTCGTCGTGCTTAATGACGAAGGCCTTCCCAATCTGAGAATCAGCCCCTTTTATGCCGGCGAGATCAAAAACGGTGCCGCCGTCGACGCCAAGGCCGAGGAGTACATCAACGAAAAGTCCCGCTCCGCCATGTGGCTCATCAAGAGCATCCACCAGCGGCAGAGAACCATCTACAAGGTTGCGAAGAGCATTGTGAAGTTCCAGCGCGAGTTTCTCGACCGCGGGATAGAACACCTTCGCCCCCTGGTGCTCAGGGACGTAGCCGAGGATATCGGCATGCACGAGTCGACCATCAGCCGCGTCACCACCAACAAGTACATGCAAACCCCCCAGGGGCTCTTCGAGATGAAGTACTTTTTCAATAGCGGCATTTCAACTACCGAAGGAGATTTCATCGCTTCAGAGAGCGTCAAGAACAAGATCAAGGAAATCGTTGATTCCGAGGATCCCCGAAAGCCGTACAGCGACCAGCGTATCGCCGAATTGCTTTCGGCGCACACCATCAACATCGCCCGACGAACCGTAACGAAATACCGCGAGATGTTGAAAATCGGCTCGTCATCCGAGCGCAAACGTCATTTTTGA